A window of the Dermatophagoides farinae isolate YC_2012a chromosome 2, ASM2471394v1, whole genome shotgun sequence genome harbors these coding sequences:
- the LOC124498944 gene encoding sodium/calcium exchanger 1 isoform X1, with protein sequence MMEKQIHSIFVYIFIIIYCHLIGHVLCGGGRNHSDEIELEPGSIRCSPGLIIPVWEPTTNLALGDIIARGVIYFVLLVYMFVGVSIIADKFMAAIEVITSQEKQITIKKPNREPQVISVRVWNETVSNLTLMALGSSAPEILLSIIEVYAQDFQAGELGPGTIVGSAAFNMFVIIGICVFCIPNGEYKKIKHLRVFFVTMIWSVFAYIWLCLILTWTSYGVIEIWEGLVTFMMFPATVLTAYIADRRLLVYKYLSKKYRMNKRGMIVGAEGEDMEMSQTKMNHINDNGFKTFEEIDEEAREFEEHRQEYMQVLREIRKKHPSASMNEIEVLARNEIMNRGPKSRAFYRLQATRKLTGGNVLSKRRVEKKKEMKKSTKKDDNTIKVFFDPGHYTVMENVGQFAVTVSREGDLNHSICVDFKTEDGTANAGSDYEAVEGTLIFRSSEAHKQIYITVIDDDVFEEDEHFYVILSNPRFLSHDNLNGINQTAAGSSSGANQNLPKLQLSTPAVATVMILDDDHSGVFSFSEGQYEISESVGEYHLEVSRYSGARGKVILPYKTTEGTAKDGNDFVQTSGHIVFEDNQTSQYIPINIMDNESYEKDVIFYVELGEPIREEDLNADNDDREAQTAADADEIALLGKPKLGELYKCQIRIHESKEFKSMVDKLISKANTSITIGSSSWKEQFIEAITVSAGLLFIEIDLFYSNFKIFRYFIGDDDDDDEKIPTCSDYVMHFFTLFWKLLFAFVPPTDYMNGWLCFVCSILMIGVLTAFIGDLASHFGCTSGIKDTVTAISFVALGTSVPDTFASKVAAQNDKYADSSIGNVTGSNAVNVFLGIGIAWTLAAFVNAYRGREFRINPGSLAYSVTLFCVSAAFCCLILMIRRRAGGELGGPLISKTLTTILFVSIWLFYILMSCLEAYEVIPGF encoded by the exons atgatggaaaaacaaatccattcgatttttgtatatatcttcatcatcatctactgCCATTTAATCGGCCATGTTttgtgtggtggtggtcgtaATCATTCTGATGAAATAGAATTAGAACCAGGTAGCATCAGATGTTCACCTGGTCTAATCATACCGGTATGGGAACCTACCACAAATTTAGCATTAGGTGATATTATTGCCCGTGGTGTTATCTATTTCGTATTACTTGTCTATATGTTTGTTGGTGTTTCGATCATAGCGGATAAATTTATGGCCGCAATCGAAGTCATTACTTCACAAGAGAAACaaattacaatcaaaaaGCCAAACCGTGAACCACAAGTAATTAGTGTACGTGTTTGGAATGAAACCGTATCGAATCTAACATTGATGGCATTAGGTTCATCTGCGCCGGAAATTTTACTTTCAATCATTGAAGTTTATGCTCAAGATTTTCAAGCCGGTGAACTTGGACCCGGTACTATTGTTGGTAGTGCAGCATTCAATatgtttgtcatcattggtatttgtgtgttttgtatACCAAATGGTGAATAtaagaaaatcaaacatttacgtgtattttttgttacaatGATTTGGAGTGTTTTTGCCTATATTTGGCTTTGTTTAATATTAACATGGACTTCATATGGTGTGATTGAAATCTGGGAAGGTTTAGTTACATTTATGATGTTTCCAGCAACCGTATTAACAGCATATATTGCTGATCGTCGTCTTTTAGTTTATaaatatttatcaaaaaaatatcgtaTGAATAAACGCGGCATGATTGTCGGTGCAGAAGGTGAAGATATGGAAAtgtcacaaacaaaaatgaatcatatcaatgataatggtttcAAAACTTTTGAAGAAATTGATGAAGAAGCCAGAGAATTTGAAGAACATCGACAAGAATATATGCAAGTATTACGTgagataagaaaaaaacatccatCTGCATCGATGAATGAGATTGAAGTATTGGCACGGAATGAAATTATGAATCGTGGCCCAAAAAGCAGGGCTTTTTATCGTTTACAA gCAACACGAAAATTGACCGGTGGAAATGTGCTCAGTAAACGACgtgttgaaaagaaaaaagagatgaaaaaatctacgaaaaaagatgataataCAATCAAAGTATTTTTTGATCCAGGCCATTATACTGTCATGGAAAATGTGGGACAATTTGCTGTTACCGTATCACGTGAAGGTGATCttaatcattcgatttgtgTTGATTTTAAAACTGAAGACGGTACAGCAAATGCTGGTTCCGATTATGAAGCCGTTGAGGGTACGCTCATTTTTCGTAGTAGTGAAGCACATAAACAG ATTTATATAAccgttattgatgatgatgtatttgaAGAAGATGAACATTTTTATGTCATATTAAGTAATCCAAGATTTTTAAGCCATGATAATTTAAATGGCATCAATCAAACTGCTGCTGGTAGCAGCAGTGGTGCGAATCAAAATTTACCCAAATTGCAATTAAGTACACCGGCTGTTGCTACCGTCATGATATTGGATGATGACCATTCGGGtgtattttcattctctGAAGGACAATATGAAATATCCGAATCTGTTGGTGAATATCATCTAGAAGTTAGCCGTTATAGTGGTGCAAGAGGAAAAGTTATATTACCATATAAAACAACTGAAGGTACAGCTAAAGATGGTAATGATTTCGTGCAAACATCTGGACATATTGTATTTGAAGATAATCAAACATC gCAATATATTCCAATCAACATAATGGACAATGAAAGCTATGAAAAAGATGTAATATTCTATGTTGAACTTGGTGAACCAATCCGTGAAGAAG ATTTAAAtgccgataatgatgatcgtgaAGCACAAACAGCAGCCGATGCTGATGAAATTGCATTGTTAGGAAAGCCAAAATTGGGTGAACTTTATAAATGCCAAATTCGTATCCATGAAAGTAAAGAATTTAAG agTATGGTTGATAAACTTATTTCAAAAGCAAACACAAGCATAAcgattggatcatcatcatggaaagAACAATTTATTGAAGCAATAACCGTTTCTGCAGGTttgttattcattgaaattgatttattttattcgaattttaaaatttttcgcTATTTCATaggagatgatgatgatgatgatgaaaaaataccAACATGTTCAGATTATGTGATGcattttttcacattattctggaaattattatttgcattCGTTCCGCCAAcag ATTATATGAATGGATggctttgttttgtttgttcgattCTGATGATTGGAGTCCTAACGGCATTCATTGGTGATCTAGCATCACATTTTGGTTGTACCAGTGGAATTAAAGATACTGTAACAGCCATTTCATTTGTAGCATTGGGAACTAGTGTTCCAG aTACGTTCGCCAGTAAAGTGGCTgctcaaaatgataaatatgcCGATTCATCAATCGGTAATGTTACTGGCAGTAATGCTGTCAATGTTTTCCTTGGTATCGGTATTGCATGGACATTGGCTGCCTTTGTTAATGCATATAGAGGAAGAGAATTCCGTATCAATCCGGGTAGTTTAGCATATTCGGTTACATTATTTTGTGTATCAGCCGCATTCTGTTGCCTAATATTAATGATTCGACGACGAGCTGGTGGTGAGCTCGGTGGACCACttatttcaaaaacattgacaacaATATTATTTGTCAGCATTTGGTTATTCTATATTCTAATGTCATGTTTAGAAGCATATGAAGTTATTCCGggtttttga
- the LOC124498944 gene encoding sodium/calcium exchanger 1 isoform X4: MRESLEGEDMEMSQTKMNHINDNGFKTFEEIDEEAREFEEHRQEYMQVLREIRKKHPSASMNEIEVLARNEIMNRGPKSRAFYRLQATRKLTGGNVLSKRRVEKKKEMKKSTKKDDNTIKVFFDPGHYTVMENVGQFAVTVSREGDLNHSICVDFKTEDGTANAGSDYEAVEGTLIFRSSEAHKQIYITVIDDDVFEEDEHFYVILSNPRFLSHDNLNGINQTAAGSSSGANQNLPKLQLSTPAVATVMILDDDHSGVFSFSEGQYEISESVGEYHLEVSRYSGARGKVILPYKTTEGTAKDGNDFVQTSGHIVFEDNQTSQYIPINIMDNESYEKDVIFYVELGEPIREEDLNADNDDREAQTAADADEIALLGKPKLGELYKCQIRIHESKEFKSMVDKLISKANTSITIGSSSWKEQFIEAITVSAGDDDDDDEKIPTCSDYVMHFFTLFWKLLFAFVPPTDYMNGWLCFVCSILMIGVLTAFIGDLASHFGCTSGIKDTVTAISFVALGTSVPDTFASKVAAQNDKYADSSIGNVTGSNAVNVFLGIGIAWTLAAFVNAYRGREFRINPGSLAYSVTLFCVSAAFCCLILMIRRRAGGELGGPLISKTLTTILFVSIWLFYILMSCLEAYEVIPGF; this comes from the exons ATGAGAGAATCATTGG AAGGTGAAGATATGGAAAtgtcacaaacaaaaatgaatcatatcaatgataatggtttcAAAACTTTTGAAGAAATTGATGAAGAAGCCAGAGAATTTGAAGAACATCGACAAGAATATATGCAAGTATTACGTgagataagaaaaaaacatccatCTGCATCGATGAATGAGATTGAAGTATTGGCACGGAATGAAATTATGAATCGTGGCCCAAAAAGCAGGGCTTTTTATCGTTTACAA gCAACACGAAAATTGACCGGTGGAAATGTGCTCAGTAAACGACgtgttgaaaagaaaaaagagatgaaaaaatctacgaaaaaagatgataataCAATCAAAGTATTTTTTGATCCAGGCCATTATACTGTCATGGAAAATGTGGGACAATTTGCTGTTACCGTATCACGTGAAGGTGATCttaatcattcgatttgtgTTGATTTTAAAACTGAAGACGGTACAGCAAATGCTGGTTCCGATTATGAAGCCGTTGAGGGTACGCTCATTTTTCGTAGTAGTGAAGCACATAAACAG ATTTATATAAccgttattgatgatgatgtatttgaAGAAGATGAACATTTTTATGTCATATTAAGTAATCCAAGATTTTTAAGCCATGATAATTTAAATGGCATCAATCAAACTGCTGCTGGTAGCAGCAGTGGTGCGAATCAAAATTTACCCAAATTGCAATTAAGTACACCGGCTGTTGCTACCGTCATGATATTGGATGATGACCATTCGGGtgtattttcattctctGAAGGACAATATGAAATATCCGAATCTGTTGGTGAATATCATCTAGAAGTTAGCCGTTATAGTGGTGCAAGAGGAAAAGTTATATTACCATATAAAACAACTGAAGGTACAGCTAAAGATGGTAATGATTTCGTGCAAACATCTGGACATATTGTATTTGAAGATAATCAAACATC gCAATATATTCCAATCAACATAATGGACAATGAAAGCTATGAAAAAGATGTAATATTCTATGTTGAACTTGGTGAACCAATCCGTGAAGAAG ATTTAAAtgccgataatgatgatcgtgaAGCACAAACAGCAGCCGATGCTGATGAAATTGCATTGTTAGGAAAGCCAAAATTGGGTGAACTTTATAAATGCCAAATTCGTATCCATGAAAGTAAAGAATTTAAG agTATGGTTGATAAACTTATTTCAAAAGCAAACACAAGCATAAcgattggatcatcatcatggaaagAACAATTTATTGAAGCAATAACCGTTTCTGCAG gagatgatgatgatgatgatgaaaaaataccAACATGTTCAGATTATGTGATGcattttttcacattattctggaaattattatttgcattCGTTCCGCCAAcag ATTATATGAATGGATggctttgttttgtttgttcgattCTGATGATTGGAGTCCTAACGGCATTCATTGGTGATCTAGCATCACATTTTGGTTGTACCAGTGGAATTAAAGATACTGTAACAGCCATTTCATTTGTAGCATTGGGAACTAGTGTTCCAG aTACGTTCGCCAGTAAAGTGGCTgctcaaaatgataaatatgcCGATTCATCAATCGGTAATGTTACTGGCAGTAATGCTGTCAATGTTTTCCTTGGTATCGGTATTGCATGGACATTGGCTGCCTTTGTTAATGCATATAGAGGAAGAGAATTCCGTATCAATCCGGGTAGTTTAGCATATTCGGTTACATTATTTTGTGTATCAGCCGCATTCTGTTGCCTAATATTAATGATTCGACGACGAGCTGGTGGTGAGCTCGGTGGACCACttatttcaaaaacattgacaacaATATTATTTGTCAGCATTTGGTTATTCTATATTCTAATGTCATGTTTAGAAGCATATGAAGTTATTCCGggtttttga
- the LOC124498944 gene encoding sodium/calcium exchanger 1 isoform X2 has translation MMEKQIHSIFVYIFIIIYCHLIGHVLCGGGRNHSDEIELEPGSIRCSPGLIIPVWEPTTNLALGDIIARGVIYFVLLVYMFVGVSIIADKFMAAIEVITSQEKQITIKKPNREPQVISVRVWNETVSNLTLMALGSSAPEILLSIIEVYAQDFQAGELGPGTIVGSAAFNMFVIIGICVFCIPNGEYKKIKHLRVFFVTMIWSVFAYIWLCLILTWTSYGVIEIWEGLVTFMMFPATVLTAYIADRRLLVYKYLSKKYRMNKRGMIVGAEGEDMEMSQTKMNHINDNGFKTFEEIDEEAREFEEHRQEYMQVLREIRKKHPSASMNEIEVLARNEIMNRGPKSRAFYRLQATRKLTGGNVLSKRRVEKKKEMKKSTKKDDNTIKVFFDPGHYTVMENVGQFAVTVSREGDLNHSICVDFKTEDGTANAGSDYEAVEGTLIFRSSEAHKQIYITVIDDDVFEEDEHFYVILSNPRFLSHDNLNGINQTAAGSSSGANQNLPKLQLSTPAVATVMILDDDHSGVFSFSEGQYEISESVGEYHLEVSRYSGARGKVILPYKTTEGTAKDGNDFVQTSGHIVFEDNQTSQYIPINIMDNESYEKDVIFYVELGEPIREEDLNADNDDREAQTAADADEIALLGKPKLGELYKCQIRIHESKEFKSMVDKLISKANTSITIGSSSWKEQFIEAITVSAGDDDDDDEKIPTCSDYVMHFFTLFWKLLFAFVPPTDYMNGWLCFVCSILMIGVLTAFIGDLASHFGCTSGIKDTVTAISFVALGTSVPDTFASKVAAQNDKYADSSIGNVTGSNAVNVFLGIGIAWTLAAFVNAYRGREFRINPGSLAYSVTLFCVSAAFCCLILMIRRRAGGELGGPLISKTLTTILFVSIWLFYILMSCLEAYEVIPGF, from the exons atgatggaaaaacaaatccattcgatttttgtatatatcttcatcatcatctactgCCATTTAATCGGCCATGTTttgtgtggtggtggtcgtaATCATTCTGATGAAATAGAATTAGAACCAGGTAGCATCAGATGTTCACCTGGTCTAATCATACCGGTATGGGAACCTACCACAAATTTAGCATTAGGTGATATTATTGCCCGTGGTGTTATCTATTTCGTATTACTTGTCTATATGTTTGTTGGTGTTTCGATCATAGCGGATAAATTTATGGCCGCAATCGAAGTCATTACTTCACAAGAGAAACaaattacaatcaaaaaGCCAAACCGTGAACCACAAGTAATTAGTGTACGTGTTTGGAATGAAACCGTATCGAATCTAACATTGATGGCATTAGGTTCATCTGCGCCGGAAATTTTACTTTCAATCATTGAAGTTTATGCTCAAGATTTTCAAGCCGGTGAACTTGGACCCGGTACTATTGTTGGTAGTGCAGCATTCAATatgtttgtcatcattggtatttgtgtgttttgtatACCAAATGGTGAATAtaagaaaatcaaacatttacgtgtattttttgttacaatGATTTGGAGTGTTTTTGCCTATATTTGGCTTTGTTTAATATTAACATGGACTTCATATGGTGTGATTGAAATCTGGGAAGGTTTAGTTACATTTATGATGTTTCCAGCAACCGTATTAACAGCATATATTGCTGATCGTCGTCTTTTAGTTTATaaatatttatcaaaaaaatatcgtaTGAATAAACGCGGCATGATTGTCGGTGCAGAAGGTGAAGATATGGAAAtgtcacaaacaaaaatgaatcatatcaatgataatggtttcAAAACTTTTGAAGAAATTGATGAAGAAGCCAGAGAATTTGAAGAACATCGACAAGAATATATGCAAGTATTACGTgagataagaaaaaaacatccatCTGCATCGATGAATGAGATTGAAGTATTGGCACGGAATGAAATTATGAATCGTGGCCCAAAAAGCAGGGCTTTTTATCGTTTACAA gCAACACGAAAATTGACCGGTGGAAATGTGCTCAGTAAACGACgtgttgaaaagaaaaaagagatgaaaaaatctacgaaaaaagatgataataCAATCAAAGTATTTTTTGATCCAGGCCATTATACTGTCATGGAAAATGTGGGACAATTTGCTGTTACCGTATCACGTGAAGGTGATCttaatcattcgatttgtgTTGATTTTAAAACTGAAGACGGTACAGCAAATGCTGGTTCCGATTATGAAGCCGTTGAGGGTACGCTCATTTTTCGTAGTAGTGAAGCACATAAACAG ATTTATATAAccgttattgatgatgatgtatttgaAGAAGATGAACATTTTTATGTCATATTAAGTAATCCAAGATTTTTAAGCCATGATAATTTAAATGGCATCAATCAAACTGCTGCTGGTAGCAGCAGTGGTGCGAATCAAAATTTACCCAAATTGCAATTAAGTACACCGGCTGTTGCTACCGTCATGATATTGGATGATGACCATTCGGGtgtattttcattctctGAAGGACAATATGAAATATCCGAATCTGTTGGTGAATATCATCTAGAAGTTAGCCGTTATAGTGGTGCAAGAGGAAAAGTTATATTACCATATAAAACAACTGAAGGTACAGCTAAAGATGGTAATGATTTCGTGCAAACATCTGGACATATTGTATTTGAAGATAATCAAACATC gCAATATATTCCAATCAACATAATGGACAATGAAAGCTATGAAAAAGATGTAATATTCTATGTTGAACTTGGTGAACCAATCCGTGAAGAAG ATTTAAAtgccgataatgatgatcgtgaAGCACAAACAGCAGCCGATGCTGATGAAATTGCATTGTTAGGAAAGCCAAAATTGGGTGAACTTTATAAATGCCAAATTCGTATCCATGAAAGTAAAGAATTTAAG agTATGGTTGATAAACTTATTTCAAAAGCAAACACAAGCATAAcgattggatcatcatcatggaaagAACAATTTATTGAAGCAATAACCGTTTCTGCAG gagatgatgatgatgatgatgaaaaaataccAACATGTTCAGATTATGTGATGcattttttcacattattctggaaattattatttgcattCGTTCCGCCAAcag ATTATATGAATGGATggctttgttttgtttgttcgattCTGATGATTGGAGTCCTAACGGCATTCATTGGTGATCTAGCATCACATTTTGGTTGTACCAGTGGAATTAAAGATACTGTAACAGCCATTTCATTTGTAGCATTGGGAACTAGTGTTCCAG aTACGTTCGCCAGTAAAGTGGCTgctcaaaatgataaatatgcCGATTCATCAATCGGTAATGTTACTGGCAGTAATGCTGTCAATGTTTTCCTTGGTATCGGTATTGCATGGACATTGGCTGCCTTTGTTAATGCATATAGAGGAAGAGAATTCCGTATCAATCCGGGTAGTTTAGCATATTCGGTTACATTATTTTGTGTATCAGCCGCATTCTGTTGCCTAATATTAATGATTCGACGACGAGCTGGTGGTGAGCTCGGTGGACCACttatttcaaaaacattgacaacaATATTATTTGTCAGCATTTGGTTATTCTATATTCTAATGTCATGTTTAGAAGCATATGAAGTTATTCCGggtttttga
- the LOC124498944 gene encoding sodium/calcium exchanger 1 isoform X3 gives MMEKQIHSIFVYIFIIIYCHLIGHVLCGGGRNHSDEIELEPGSIRCSPGLIIPVWEPTTNLALGDIIARGVIYFVLLVYMFVGVSIIADKFMAAIEVITSQEKQITIKKPNREPQVISVRVWNETVSNLTLMALGSSAPEILLSIIEVYAQDFQAGELGPGTIVGSAAFNMFVIIGICVFCIPNGEYKKIKHLRVFFVTMIWSVFAYIWLCLILTWTSYGVIEIWEGLVTFMMFPATVLTAYIADRRLLVYKYLSKKYRMNKRGMIVGAEGEDMEMSQTKMNHINDNGFKTFEEIDEEAREFEEHRQEYMQVLREIRKKHPSASMNEIEVLARNEIMNRGPKSRAFYRLQATRKLTGGNVLSKRRVEKKKEMKKSTKKDDNTIKVFFDPGHYTVMENVGQFAVTVSREGDLNHSICVDFKTEDGTANAGSDYEAVEGTLIFRSSEAHKQIYITVIDDDVFEEDEHFYVILSNPRFLSHDNLNGINQTAAGSSSGANQNLPKLQLSTPAVATVMILDDDHSGVFSFSEGQYEISESVGEYHLEVSRYSGARGKVILPYKTTEGTAKDGNDFVQTSGHIVFEDNQTSQYIPINIMDNESYEKDVIFYVELGEPIREEDLNADNDDREAQTAADADEIALLGKPKLGELYKCQIRIHESKEFKSMVDKLISKANTSITIGSSSWKEQFIEAITVSADDDDDDEKIPTCSDYVMHFFTLFWKLLFAFVPPTDYMNGWLCFVCSILMIGVLTAFIGDLASHFGCTSGIKDTVTAISFVALGTSVPDTFASKVAAQNDKYADSSIGNVTGSNAVNVFLGIGIAWTLAAFVNAYRGREFRINPGSLAYSVTLFCVSAAFCCLILMIRRRAGGELGGPLISKTLTTILFVSIWLFYILMSCLEAYEVIPGF, from the exons atgatggaaaaacaaatccattcgatttttgtatatatcttcatcatcatctactgCCATTTAATCGGCCATGTTttgtgtggtggtggtcgtaATCATTCTGATGAAATAGAATTAGAACCAGGTAGCATCAGATGTTCACCTGGTCTAATCATACCGGTATGGGAACCTACCACAAATTTAGCATTAGGTGATATTATTGCCCGTGGTGTTATCTATTTCGTATTACTTGTCTATATGTTTGTTGGTGTTTCGATCATAGCGGATAAATTTATGGCCGCAATCGAAGTCATTACTTCACAAGAGAAACaaattacaatcaaaaaGCCAAACCGTGAACCACAAGTAATTAGTGTACGTGTTTGGAATGAAACCGTATCGAATCTAACATTGATGGCATTAGGTTCATCTGCGCCGGAAATTTTACTTTCAATCATTGAAGTTTATGCTCAAGATTTTCAAGCCGGTGAACTTGGACCCGGTACTATTGTTGGTAGTGCAGCATTCAATatgtttgtcatcattggtatttgtgtgttttgtatACCAAATGGTGAATAtaagaaaatcaaacatttacgtgtattttttgttacaatGATTTGGAGTGTTTTTGCCTATATTTGGCTTTGTTTAATATTAACATGGACTTCATATGGTGTGATTGAAATCTGGGAAGGTTTAGTTACATTTATGATGTTTCCAGCAACCGTATTAACAGCATATATTGCTGATCGTCGTCTTTTAGTTTATaaatatttatcaaaaaaatatcgtaTGAATAAACGCGGCATGATTGTCGGTGCAGAAGGTGAAGATATGGAAAtgtcacaaacaaaaatgaatcatatcaatgataatggtttcAAAACTTTTGAAGAAATTGATGAAGAAGCCAGAGAATTTGAAGAACATCGACAAGAATATATGCAAGTATTACGTgagataagaaaaaaacatccatCTGCATCGATGAATGAGATTGAAGTATTGGCACGGAATGAAATTATGAATCGTGGCCCAAAAAGCAGGGCTTTTTATCGTTTACAA gCAACACGAAAATTGACCGGTGGAAATGTGCTCAGTAAACGACgtgttgaaaagaaaaaagagatgaaaaaatctacgaaaaaagatgataataCAATCAAAGTATTTTTTGATCCAGGCCATTATACTGTCATGGAAAATGTGGGACAATTTGCTGTTACCGTATCACGTGAAGGTGATCttaatcattcgatttgtgTTGATTTTAAAACTGAAGACGGTACAGCAAATGCTGGTTCCGATTATGAAGCCGTTGAGGGTACGCTCATTTTTCGTAGTAGTGAAGCACATAAACAG ATTTATATAAccgttattgatgatgatgtatttgaAGAAGATGAACATTTTTATGTCATATTAAGTAATCCAAGATTTTTAAGCCATGATAATTTAAATGGCATCAATCAAACTGCTGCTGGTAGCAGCAGTGGTGCGAATCAAAATTTACCCAAATTGCAATTAAGTACACCGGCTGTTGCTACCGTCATGATATTGGATGATGACCATTCGGGtgtattttcattctctGAAGGACAATATGAAATATCCGAATCTGTTGGTGAATATCATCTAGAAGTTAGCCGTTATAGTGGTGCAAGAGGAAAAGTTATATTACCATATAAAACAACTGAAGGTACAGCTAAAGATGGTAATGATTTCGTGCAAACATCTGGACATATTGTATTTGAAGATAATCAAACATC gCAATATATTCCAATCAACATAATGGACAATGAAAGCTATGAAAAAGATGTAATATTCTATGTTGAACTTGGTGAACCAATCCGTGAAGAAG ATTTAAAtgccgataatgatgatcgtgaAGCACAAACAGCAGCCGATGCTGATGAAATTGCATTGTTAGGAAAGCCAAAATTGGGTGAACTTTATAAATGCCAAATTCGTATCCATGAAAGTAAAGAATTTAAG agTATGGTTGATAAACTTATTTCAAAAGCAAACACAAGCATAAcgattggatcatcatcatggaaagAACAATTTATTGAAGCAATAACCGTTTCTGCAG atgatgatgatgatgatgaaaaaataccAACATGTTCAGATTATGTGATGcattttttcacattattctggaaattattatttgcattCGTTCCGCCAAcag ATTATATGAATGGATggctttgttttgtttgttcgattCTGATGATTGGAGTCCTAACGGCATTCATTGGTGATCTAGCATCACATTTTGGTTGTACCAGTGGAATTAAAGATACTGTAACAGCCATTTCATTTGTAGCATTGGGAACTAGTGTTCCAG aTACGTTCGCCAGTAAAGTGGCTgctcaaaatgataaatatgcCGATTCATCAATCGGTAATGTTACTGGCAGTAATGCTGTCAATGTTTTCCTTGGTATCGGTATTGCATGGACATTGGCTGCCTTTGTTAATGCATATAGAGGAAGAGAATTCCGTATCAATCCGGGTAGTTTAGCATATTCGGTTACATTATTTTGTGTATCAGCCGCATTCTGTTGCCTAATATTAATGATTCGACGACGAGCTGGTGGTGAGCTCGGTGGACCACttatttcaaaaacattgacaacaATATTATTTGTCAGCATTTGGTTATTCTATATTCTAATGTCATGTTTAGAAGCATATGAAGTTATTCCGggtttttga